Proteins from a single region of Budorcas taxicolor isolate Tak-1 chromosome 11, Takin1.1, whole genome shotgun sequence:
- the H1-6 gene encoding histone H1t: protein MSETAPAAPADQVLASMDKPQVRKRVKKPVGLTGVNRKTASASVSKLITEALSVSQERAGMSLAVLKKALSVAGYDVERNNSRIKLGLKGLVSKGILVQTRGTGASGSFKLSKKAAPELSKGKVKKPSAKSRKLVLSRDSKSPKNGKANKRAKKPRTTAAQIAARNGGKTKRTKCKQRKSPAQARAGNPKTGKPKLTQQEINTRKATAKK from the coding sequence ATGTCTGAGACGGCGCCTGCCGCTCCAGCCGACCAGGTTCTGGCTTCTATGGACAAACCTCAAGTGAGAAAGCGGGTAAAGAAGCCAGTTGGCTTGACGGGTGTGAATCGGAAAACAGCAAGCGCATCAGTGTCCAAGTTGATTACTGAGGCACTTTCGGTCTCCCAGGAGAGAGCTGGCATGTCCTTGGCTGTGCTGAAAAAAGCACTATCAGTTGCAGGTTACGACGTGGAGAGAAACAATAGTCGCATCAAGCTGGGTCTCAAAGGCTTGGTGAGCAAGGGAATCCTGGTACAGACTAGGGGTACCGGTGCGTCCGGCTCTTTCAAGCTCAGCAAGAAGGCTGCTCCTGAACTTAGTAAGGGAAAAGTCAAAAAACCTTCTGCGAAGAGTAGGAAGCTGGTCTTATCCAGAGATTCAAAGTCTCCGAAGAATGGTAAAGCCAACAAAAGAGCTAAGAAGCCGAGGACCACGGCGGCTCAGATAGCTGCTAGGAACGGGGGGAAAACCAAAAGAACCAAATGCAAACAACGGAAGAGTCCAGCGCAGGCCAGGGCAGGAAACCCCAAAACTGGGAAGCCTAAGCTGACCCAGCAGGAAATTAATACTAGGAAAGCAACAGCCAAGAAGTAA